TCAGGACGTCTTGCCCGGATTCACCGTCACCGCGGAGAACCGCGCGGCGGTCGTGGCGTTGTGCCGGCGCCTGGACGGATTGCCGCTGGCGATCGAACTGGCCGCGGTCCGGCTGCGTTCGCTGTCGGTATCCCAGATCGTCGCACGTCTCGACCGGCGCTTCTCCCTGCTGGCCGGACACGCTCCCGGCGCCGATCCGCGGCAGCGGTCGCTGCGCGCGCTGATCGACTGGAGTCACGACCTCTGCGGTCCGGACGAGCGGCTGCTGTGGCAGCGCATGAGCGTTTTCCCGGCCGCGGTCGACCTGGAAACCGCCGAGCGAGTGTGCGGATTCGGCGAGCTGGACGGCGAGCGGTTGTTCGACGCCTTGGACGGTCTCGTCGGCAAGTCCGTCGTGGTCGCCGACCGGCGCGGCGAGCAGGTGCGCTACCGCCAGTTCGTGACCTTGCGCGAGTACGGCGCCGAGCTTCTCGAGTCCGCCGGCGAGGCGGACCTGCTGCGCCGCCGTCATCGCGACCACTTCACCGCCCGTGCCGCCCTGTGCGTGCGGCGTTGGTGCGGTCCCGACCAGGCCAGTGACCTGAGCCGGCTCCGCGAGGACGACGCCCACCTGCTCGCCGCGCTGGCGTGGTCCGCCGAAACCCCCGGCGAAGCTCCAGCCGGCGCCCGGCTCGCCTGCCTGCTGCGCTATCACTGGATCGCCGGCGGCTTTCTCAGCAACGGCCGCCGCTGGCTGGAGCGGTTGCTGCCGCTGCTCGAGCCCGGCACCGCCGACCGCGGCGAAGCCCTCTGGGCCACCGCGTGGGTCGCGCTCATCCAGGGCGACCGCGCGGTCGCCGGGTCGTACCTCGACGAGTGCGCGGCCATCGCCGACTCCCTGAACGACCGGAATCTGCGGGGACACGTCCGGCTTTGGCGGGCACTGCTCAACCTCTTCGCCGGAGAGCTGGACGCGGCGGTCTCGCTGTATCAGGAAGCCATCGAGATCCACCAGGCGACTGGCGACACCGGCCTGGTCCTCACCGCGTCATTCCAGCTGGCGATGGCCCAGGCATACGCCGGAAGGCCCGAAGAAGCACTGGCGACCTGCTCGTCGGTCATAGCGCGGGCATCGGCGGTGGGGGAGCGGTGGAATCGCGCGTACGCCCATTGGGCGGCCGCGATCAGCCACCTGCACCTTGGTCAGGTGACCGAGGCGAGGACGGCGATCACCGCCGCGATGCGCATCGAGCAGGACTTCCGCGACGGCGTCTGTACCGCGTTGTGCACCGAGATCAGCGCGTGGGTGGCGGCGTCTTCCGGGCACGCCGCTGATGCGGCGGCCCTGGAGGGCGTCGCGGCGTCGGTCTGGAGCCGTCTCGGCACGTCGCTGCGGGCGTTCGGTCCGCATGCGACGGAAGACGGGCGCACCCATGCCCGCCGGGTGGACGAGCAGCTCGGTCCGGCGGC
This sequence is a window from Amycolatopsis benzoatilytica AK 16/65. Protein-coding genes within it:
- a CDS encoding LuxR C-terminal-related transcriptional regulator; translation: MDDEAERRQRHPAGPLTSFVGRRRTMALLESEVRACRLVSVTGPGGVGKTRTALTAAERARFSGGTRVVELASVTHPAQVASAVATALGVPDQSNRDATDRVIGHLAGADALLVLDNCEHVLEAAATLVLRLLDALPGLRVLATSREPLGIRGERVHLLAPLAVPEESDASGAGALDHVPAVQLLLDRAQDVLPGFTVTAENRAAVVALCRRLDGLPLAIELAAVRLRSLSVSQIVARLDRRFSLLAGHAPGADPRQRSLRALIDWSHDLCGPDERLLWQRMSVFPAAVDLETAERVCGFGELDGERLFDALDGLVGKSVVVADRRGEQVRYRQFVTLREYGAELLESAGEADLLRRRHRDHFTARAALCVRRWCGPDQASDLSRLREDDAHLLAALAWSAETPGEAPAGARLACLLRYHWIAGGFLSNGRRWLERLLPLLEPGTADRGEALWATAWVALIQGDRAVAGSYLDECAAIADSLNDRNLRGHVRLWRALLNLFAGELDAAVSLYQEAIEIHQATGDTGLVLTASFQLAMAQAYAGRPEEALATCSSVIARASAVGERWNRAYAHWAAAISHLHLGQVTEARTAITAAMRIEQDFRDGVCTALCTEISAWVAASSGHAADAAALEGVAASVWSRLGTSLRAFGPHATEDGRTHARRVDEQLGPAAAAIRQEYAQIALSDAVRIGLDLVIRQSGKAVPSRPAAAGVRTVPDSVLTSRETEIAVLIARGHTNKAIAEQLTISPRTVDGHVERILRKLDCASRSQIASWVTAAGVKSPAR